The segment GAACATGTAAGCTCCTAATTCGCCCGTTTTGTAGTCCCAAGGGAAAACGTGATGATAATTGTGCCATCCTTCGCCTAAAGCTCCAATTGCAACGGGGAGACTTTCAACGGGGCTAATTCTCTTGTCGTAAGGACGTTTGCCGTACATGTGAGCGACGGAATTGACCAAAAATGCCATATTTAGTGTCGTTGTGAAACGGAAATTGAAGCAAGTCCACACAgaaatccataaattttcgTCCCAAAAGTAGCAGGGAACGAGAATGGGTAAGGCAACAGCCAATAAAGCGAAGAGCGGAAtgtaaaatctacaaaaaatcgaaaaaaaattattaaaaattaatgaaaaaattaaatttttttaccttttttggaACATAACAATCGAATCCTGTTCAAGGTCACTCATGTCGATGACTTTTCGCTTCGCAACGACTTCAGGATGGGGCGTGAGGAAGAGCCAGCCAACGTGAGCGAAGAAAAATCCTCGTCGAGCATCATGCGGATCGGCGTCAGTCTCGGAATATTTGTGATGGATTCGATGATCGTGAGCCCAAGTGTACGCGTCGCgctgaaaaatgataaaaaattaggaaatttcGTATGAATTGAAGAATGGAAGTaaaaagtatgcaatgaacatcgCATTTTTGGAGAAATTCATCATGAACTCTTGTatggaattgaaaaaaatattttttttaggtaaatttttttttaatttttatacatttgaaagctgaaaaggatatttttgacttatttttaaaaaaataattaatttttggtttaattttctaaaaaaaaaaaaatatttgaaatttttttttcatggaaaatatttttaaaaaaaaattttaaagcaaacatttttaaattaaaaaaaaaaattctttaaattaatttttaaaaaatttaattaaaaaaaaatttaaaaaaaaattaaatttaaaaaaaaaattaaaattaaaaaaaataaataataaaaaataaaaaaaatatttttttttcacaaaaaaaaaaaaaaaaaataaaaattgaaccgaaagtaaaaaaaaatttaagcaaaaattaaaattttgtaataattatttcaattaatttaaaaaaaaaaataattaaaaaaatgaattagaaaaaaattgaaattaatttaaaaaaaataaaaaattaattaaaaaataaaaaaaaattatttttatttcacaaaaagtaaaaaaagcaaaaattaaaattttgatgtgaaaattttttaattaaaaaaaatatttaaataattttaaaaaaaatttattaaaaaaaaataattaaaaaaaataaaaaattaatgtttttttcgcacaaaataattttttttttcataaaaaaaaattaaaaattaaccgaaattgaaagcaaattttaagcaaaaactataattttgaagcgaaaatttttaaattaaaaaaaataattctttaaaataattttaaaaaatttaattattaaaaaaaatcaatttaaaaaaaattaatttaaaaaaaatcaattaagaaataaaaataaaaaaccggCAACATTCcatctctaaatttttttttcttcattcatttACCGCATTTAACGAACATTcattactttttcataaatcGCTGGATTGCATTGAtcgaaaaatcgacaaaaatattGTGACACGTGCTTCGTGTAcctatcaattaattttcctcaacataaacacaaatttttcatgttcaatAAAGTCTCGTGCGACATCAATGACACTGATTACcccaaaaaattcatcaaaactcACCTGTCCCGTTATCGTAAACAGAAAAATCAGCAGAACGCGTAACTGCCATTTAGCTTTGTAACTTTTGTGGGACCATAATCTGTGAGCTCCGGCGGTTATTCCGAAGCCTGATCCATAAATAAggacaaaaactgaaaattttcaattaaaaaaaatatttttatgaaaaaaaattaaaaaaattcttactccAAATGTAAGTTTCGAACTTTGCTTGTCCcgtaacgagaaaaaaagctcCGTAAAGCCATCCAGTGTGAAGGAAAAGTTGCGCGAACAGGTCAGGCCATCGAATTTGTGGAATAAATTTCTCGTGCGTTGCTTCGGGAGCACTTCTGATGAGCGGCGTTGCTTCGTAAAGGTCTTCCTGTGACTTTTCCTCTGAGATCGCatcgttattatttttgtccgTGAATAATTCGGGGTGACTAGAAGTTGTGACAATCACGTTTTTGGTGTGAGGCGGCATGATTTGTTgtctaataattaaataaatcgaataaaaaaaattattatgaattatcGACGATTTTGTGTATGTAAACTATGATTAGCGGgtcaacgacaacaacaacaaaagccGATCAATCTCGTGAATAAATTATGGTTTATTACGAAAAGTTACGTAAGAAAGTCGTTTGGCATTCGTCAGAATATCGCAAAAGTTtgcaatgaaataaaatgataattagcGAGAAATGTTTGCTTTTGctcagtttttgtttgttttttgtcgcGCAGTAATTGAAGAATAATGACTCGCCCTTTGATGGGAGATTTTGcgagaaaattgcaaaaacttttttaaattaaaatttttttttcaattcttaaaaaaattaaattcaaaaaaataaaaaaaaatattgtttttttttaaatttgttataaaaaaaaaattaaaattttgcaaaaaataatttaattaaattaaaaaaaaattataaaaatatttttagaaaaattattattatttttttttttatgaatatttaagaaagaatttttctcgcaaaatGACAATCTTTgctctattttaaaattatatttttaaattaaaatttttaaaaaaatatttttattaaaaaatttatctaattttattttttttaattgaaattatttttttaatatttattttattttattaaaaatttaatttaaattaaaagtataaaatttaagtaataaaaaatatgatttttaagataaataaaaattaaataaaataaataattaaattttaagatttttcaaaaaattcttagaaaatacataaaatatttttaaataaaaaatttaatttaattaaaataacatttaaaaaatttttatttataaaatttttattttatttatttatttttttttttatattttagaaattatttatttttctatttaaaatcatattttttaaaatttaatttttttttattaaattaaattttttaaaaaattaatttttttaatttaaatttaaaaaaaatttttttaattaaaaaaaataaaagttagatacatattttattaaaaatataaattttttaaaacaaaaaaaattatttaaaattttatatacagTAGCGATCATAAGTTTTTTGTATcacataaatgaaaaaaatgttttaattaattaatattaataaattatttttaaaaatttaatttaatgttatttatttttaatttaattttaattatttatttttaattttgtgaattttttcataaaatagcaACTcagataagttttttttttccatttctgaCTCAATTCTGCCGtcttttaactaaatttagcaaaaatgagtaatattttaccttaaaatagtatttcacGCGATAAAAATCACTTCTATTTCTATtctttcagacaaaaaaaaaactcgtaggTTGCTTTTGACCGGCAATGTCGTCATCTTCTAACTCACTCCAACAACAATTCACAATAAAACCAGCtacaaattgaaaatcataaCAAACATGACCTTGAACTAAACTGCAACGAAGCTCATTATCTCATGTGTGAGTCATTTTCATTTGCAATTCCACGCGATTTTATTgcgtaacaataaaaatttccaaagaaGCTTCAGCAAAATCAGTGaaagttttgaataatttgcaatttcgtgtcacaattttatttacgcGAAACGAATTAAGGGacagaataataattaatcgcATGTTTAGTTTAGACAGCACGTGATCGTTGATTTTGACAGCTGGTTGATACAATTGGAGTAGAAAGTGATTATTAATCGAGGAAGGTATCGAGGGAGTtcccttaaattaaaaatgtcgcacgcgatgataaattagagacaatgcccaataaaatttttgatagctGAAATTCATTCAGACTTTGGTTTTGGTTTCGTTCGGGAAATTCAGTGACTCACGTTACATGACTTCTAATGACGAATTAATGAGTCCTTAATAGTATTTTCAGACATAAATCAACGAAAAGCGGCACTGACACATAATTAGAAGGAAATCAAATTCGATGACAAGCTGTTTCAAGGTCGTTTGGAGGAAATATTGAACGAAATTATAGCGAAACTTGAAGTTACGAACGTCTTGTAGaacaaaattgtacaaaaatttactcaattaattcaaaccaagcataaaaaattaacaaatttacgatttttgataagttttaataagtcacgtggttaaaattttcaaaatgtgcattggggtaaatttttaaaaattaactttaggacaagattttaaagttttattgaaaattttgagataaaattgaatttgaaaaagaatttaaaatgtgacatgggcaaaaatttcaaaatatttattgtgtagacattttaaaatgtgcattggggcaattatttaaaatcgatataaatttttatatttttccattattttttctaacaaaaaatataaaaagttgatttttaaccacgtgacataattttaaacccaatgcacattttaaaatatttatttcaaattttttcccaatgcacattttaaatttttattaatttttttacatttttttttcgatttttgatttattttaaaagttttatattaaaatttaaaaaaaattacctctgagcaaatttttaaattgaaccccaatgcacattttgattttttttttaatttttacccaatgcatatttaaaactttcattaatttttacattttttttccgatttttaatttcttttaatagttttatattaaattttaaaaaatgtagcccttaagcaaatttttaaattttaacctaatgcacaatttaaaattattttaagtctttgcccaatgtacatttaatttttgatgtttttaagttttatattaatattgaaaaaaatttgaaattttttaaatttaaacccaTTATACATTTtgaatacttttaaaatttttaaccgatgcatattttaaaatgtctacaCAAgagataatttgaattttttgcccaTAATACATTcgaaattcttattaaaattcaattttacctcaaaattttcagtatAAGTTAAAATTCTTGCCCCTGagcaacttttcaaatttaaccccaatgcacattttgaaaaatttaaccacgtgaccatacaaaatgtatcaaaaaattaattttagtccttaattaatgattatttcacgtgcaataattttttttcacataaaattgataagaatttcttcacaaaaacGTCAATTTGTCGGAAAATTACCTAATCTCTCATTAAATCTTATCGCATTTtgtctttattattaaaacattttttttgtgtgtttgcaaACACTCAATTAAGATAAAACTACAATTAACCGGCATTTCTCGCGACTCATCATCCACAGACTAAGCAATGACGGCACTTTGTTTCGATGAAGATAAGAATGTCTTTTCACTCACTTCTCATTaatagaaattgaaatttattcgaaagCGAAATCAGAACCAATTTAATAGCAATTTCGTTCAATAACTTACCTTGCTTTGGTATTtcgttgatatttttatgacgaattccgagaattttttcgttattttcgactaaaaatagtttttttcattaaaacttttccttttcGACGTCTGGCGATGTTACTTCACGCAAGTTCTCTGTCAAACTGAGCAACAATTTCAACTGTGTAACGTTAGTAGGCGCATTACTTGGCACACTATGCAATATAAGCCATGCGTGTGTTGGTTGAAATAGATACATTTTGATGGAATATTATAAGTTAAGTAGTAGCCATTTGTTTGGAGCGATGGAAAAATGCGATAAGCTGCTCTATTGTTGTTTCGTGTCGGTTTTTG is part of the Culicoides brevitarsis isolate CSIRO-B50_1 chromosome 3, AGI_CSIRO_Cbre_v1, whole genome shotgun sequence genome and harbors:
- the LOC134834516 gene encoding acyl-CoA Delta-9 desaturase; the protein is MPPHTKNVIVTTSSHPELFTDKNNNDAISEEKSQEDLYEATPLIRSAPEATHEKFIPQIRWPDLFAQLFLHTGWLYGAFFLVTGQAKFETYIWIFVLIYGSGFGITAGAHRLWSHKSYKAKWQLRVLLIFLFTITGQRDAYTWAHDHRIHHKYSETDADPHDARRGFFFAHVGWLFLTPHPEVVAKRKVIDMSDLEQDSIVMFQKRFYIPLFALLAVALPILVPCYFWDENLWISVWTCFNFRFTTTLNMAFLVNSVAHMYGKRPYDKRISPVESLPVAIGALGEGWHNYHHVFPWDYKTGELGAYMFNPSTGFIDGMAKLGLAYDRKSVSREMIKRRVEKYGDGTHGGWMDDENVHKNAVWGYGDGDIDAEDLRDLKKMQ